DNA from Musa acuminata AAA Group cultivar baxijiao chromosome BXJ1-5, Cavendish_Baxijiao_AAA, whole genome shotgun sequence:
CCTGTGCAATTTAAATATATTTGGACCATACCGGTAGGTTGTATCTTTATCTAAATCCTTTGGTAGATTGAATGATTGATAATCTGAATGGCCTCAAATGGGCATTTCTACAACCAAATAACAGAGTTTAGATATATCTTAAAATACTTGAAGACCGAAATGGACAATAGAAACCAAAGGGAAGATCCAAAGACCTTAACACAAATATGACATCCAATGCATAACTCCTCAGAAATAAAAGCAATTTTTGAGCCAGGGGTTACTTCTATGCACAGTTTTCCTGTCAGAGGCAGAAAGATGAAGTAATATAAGCTCATAATGTGATTACAGTAGGAACAGAAATCAATAAACAATACGAAGTCCAAGTAGAGAGGGAAATGGTTATTTACAATAAGAAATGAAATGGAAAGCTCTTGCAGTCAAAAAGAACTTTATAATGGTTTTCTAGAAGATCAAAATAAGAAGCCTGGTCGTGTGTGGGGTGGAACTAGATATCAATCAACTAAACAAGTTGTGGCATCTAATCTCATAAAATTACTGTTTTAAAGGAGTAATATTTCTAGAAGGTCCTTTCAATTTTAATGATTTTCCTAAATTTACTGACcagtaattttataataaaaaaattgaagaagtTATCCATCTACATATGATGAATTTTCCACATTAGGAATCCTATTCATCACATTGCTCGCATCTCAACACTGCTTTAAGAAAAGTGGACTCCTACAATTTCACTCAGATAAGTGCTAATAACCTAAAAAAAGCACAAAGCCAAATGCTTCACTACGTTTACTAATCTGGCTTCCTTGTTTCAACTTTTCCAACTAAGGCAGGCCATTATGAAGTCTGCGTAATTGTATGTGTGCCACACAGACGACCATCTAAATCAGTTGCATACCAGATGGGCCTTTTAAAAGCTAGAATCTTCACAATAATAGTCGAATACAAATTTGGCTCTTGAGTTGAATCATAAGGGGAAAAAAGGATAGGACACTAGGGCATAGCAATTGCAGTTCCTCCTTTTTAGTGTGATAAGCCGACTTTGTGAAACAACATCTACAATCAACTTATTGAATCAAAAATTTTCGCTAACCAATTGCATCCCACCTAAGATAACTAAGAAAAGATACAGACTTCCAATAAAGGATTATGGTCAGCCAATCCGCCATGATGAAGGGGACGACAATCTAGCGCCACCGCGGAATTTAGCCTAATCCATGAGCACAGAAGAAGTGAGAGAAGCAAATCATGATAAATACCAATTATACAAGCTGTAACGCTGTTTAGAGATCGAtcgagaagaaaagaggaagaagggtgCGAGGTGTCACACCACATGCTACTGGCTCTTCGCGGAAGAAATAGGAACCCTAAGTCGGTATTCAATGCGCGAGATATACGAAGAAGAAGGGATTAGTTGTCCGCTCGGCCGACCCTGAACCCGACCCCTACCCGGTTCGGTTCACTAATCAGATCGTTTTGAGTGTATATGGACCCTATTAACCTTCctaattctttaatatataaTACTCGTATGCTAGCGAAAGTACATCCTTTATAAAAGGTCATGGGTTCGAACTTACATAATAGCTTAAAaacttttatatttaatattttttatttccatttaattctttataatatttctattttgatattatttcaaatataattataaaaattaaaataaaagattgTAAAATAGTATTATTTACTAATTAGACTATCTAaatcttaaaataaattaaatgcttgaatttttatttactatcaaataaataatatccCTTCAATATGTTTATCTCATTCCTAGCATCTTATTTTATTGTAtcataatctttatttttataatattattcatatattttatatttgaaacatatacacacacacacacacacacacacacacacacatatatatatatatatatatatatatatatatatatataggtgtatatatgtgtgtgtgtgtgtgtatatatacttttaatattaaacatcaatcaAAACTAACATTTATGGATTTTCAACATTGAAGCTGAAAACACAAATTTGAGGCAGATGCATATATAATTTTCTGTCGATTAAATATCTTGAAACTGAAACACCTGTATTCTATAATCTCAGCCAAGGATCCAGTAATCTCATCCCTCATAAAGTATTGCAAAAGCTTCTTTAACCGGCAGTTCTCAGCTACTTTAATCACCCATTAACCACCAAGAAGGAAGTACATTTGGTTGAATCATGCAAGCTGATGATATTTGAAGTATATGGATTATGGAATACATATAATTTGCTGTAGCATTATCATTTCTCTCAGTTTTGAAATCAGCTGCCTCGACACTTGAGATGGTCCATGAGGTCTTTGAGTTCGCTCTTACATCAGCTGTCTCCAGTGCATGTTCATCTGAACGAAAATTAGGAAGAATTCTTGAGTGAATTTACTTGCAAATTCATCTTCTTAGCATCATTATTGGAGTTGTGTGATGAATTATCCCCCTTCTCTCTGTTTAAATGGATTGCTTTCACTAATAACCTTGTCCTAGGCTCTGGAGTCATTCCTTTTGATCTCATTTCACTGTAGAATTCCAATGCCTCATCTAGCTTTCCCTGACTGTGAAGTCTATGAATCCTTACTGTGTAAGACCGCTGATCAGGACCTAACCCGCTCCTCTTCATTTCAGCCCATACAGATCTAACACCCTGCTGATAATTCCAGTGCAAATAAAGATTCAGGATCAAATTGTAAGTGTCAGCATCAATTCTGCAGCCAGTCCTTTCCATTCTCAACAACAAAGGGGAAACCTCTTCAGGTTTTTCCATTGTTTTCAAAATGTAAGAGTAAGTTATGGTGTTTGGGAGGCAACCCTTTTGTTCCATGTCATCCAACAGCTCATGTACTTTCTGCATCCTCCTGATCTTACATAGATGTTTGATGAGAGAGTTATAGGTTGCTACATCTGGAAGGCAACCACGCTCATTCATTTCACTAAATATCTCGAGGGCTTGCGGGATTCTCTTCTTAAAGCATAATGCATCAATGATGCAATTGCAAATTGTAACATCTGGATTGCACCCCTTCTTCCACATGGATGTAAATAAATTCACAGCAGAACCAAGCTTTCCAGCTTTTGTTAAAGCATTAATGAAGATGCCATAGGTGAACAAATCTGGTTTGCAGCCAGAAGAGATTATGTCATTCCAAACTCTCTTAGTTTCGCGTAAGCTTCCCAGCACACACCAACCATTAAGGATGATATTTCTGCTCTTTATAACAGGTGGGAACTCATCTTGTTTCTGAAGAAACAGAGCTTCTGCTTCCTCAACATGTTTATATCTGCAGAGGGACATCAGAAGTGTCTGGAAGCCGATCATATCAAGCTCAAAGCCATATTCTCTCCTCTTGTAGAATATTTCTATAGCTTCTTCTACCTTATGGGTGCCTGCATATCTATTCATAAGAATTGCAAAAGTTTTGTCATTAATGATGGATGGATCTATATCTCTTGGAATCTCATCAAAAGTTTGCCTCATTAGCCCAATTTGCTTCATCCTACCAAGAATGCCAAGCATCTCATTGTAAGCTCTTGATCCATGCTTATAATCATTTTGCATAGAAGCCCAATTAAAAAAAGACATGGCAGGCTTCCAATCAGAGCGGTGCCTCCGAAGAACATTCACAACTAGGTCTTCGGTTAACTGAATATTACATTTATCAAGAACCGATGGAAGCTCAGTGCTGTTCTCATGAGACTTTAGTATCTTTTGGATCATCATAGCATCTCTAGCACTTGGACCATTATCAGATGCCAAGCCATCGGTGGAGGGCAATGAAACACACACTTCTGATGCTGAACTTGAAAGACGTAGTCTAGATTGCATAGAAGTGCCCAGGAAACCGTTTGCATATATGTTTT
Protein-coding regions in this window:
- the LOC135673234 gene encoding putative pentatricopeptide repeat-containing protein At3g15200 — encoded protein: MCYSRLTKSRVLFLAATPVILDQLLLVNQNHVLKQTFTTIASSNTSYVQDALWNHCALFRIPLYFSQNIGIHSFISLQNIYANGFLGTSMQSRLRLSSSASEVCVSLPSTDGLASDNGPSARDAMMIQKILKSHENSTELPSVLDKCNIQLTEDLVVNVLRRHRSDWKPAMSFFNWASMQNDYKHGSRAYNEMLGILGRMKQIGLMRQTFDEIPRDIDPSIINDKTFAILMNRYAGTHKVEEAIEIFYKRREYGFELDMIGFQTLLMSLCRYKHVEEAEALFLQKQDEFPPVIKSRNIILNGWCVLGSLRETKRVWNDIISSGCKPDLFTYGIFINALTKAGKLGSAVNLFTSMWKKGCNPDVTICNCIIDALCFKKRIPQALEIFSEMNERGCLPDVATYNSLIKHLCKIRRMQKVHELLDDMEQKGCLPNTITYSYILKTMEKPEEVSPLLLRMERTGCRIDADTYNLILNLYLHWNYQQGVRSVWAEMKRSGLGPDQRSYTVRIHRLHSQGKLDEALEFYSEMRSKGMTPEPRTRLLVKAIHLNREKGDNSSHNSNNDAKKMNLQVNSLKNSS